The following proteins are encoded in a genomic region of Maniola jurtina chromosome 17, ilManJurt1.1, whole genome shotgun sequence:
- the LOC123873607 gene encoding long-chain-fatty-acid--CoA ligase 5 isoform X2, protein MSKLSEIDQYLWMVGGSAGALALTGVAAASAFYLSTRPKPEKPLVTLHEQSLLEPGPEMVRVSKFYKEAKNGKYLRYLHDDTRTLYETFRRGVKESNNGNCLGWREGPNKPYVWQTYNETLLRAKNFGSGLICQGLTPGQSTFVGIYAQNCPEWIMTEQAAYCYSMVIVPLYDTLGANACAFIINQTEMTVVVCEDERKANLLLDQSPRCLRKLITIKEVSPSTHQRAKSRGVEIVKFSDVEILGAQKDHPCVPPKPDNLCTICYTSGTTGMPKGVMLTHENVVASMCSVIMQLGEHRPMKHDVMISFLPLAHMLERCCENALYMVGGAVGFYSGDIRRLGDDLSALKPTMMPAVPRLLNRLYDKAQSEISNSKIKKLLFSMALSAKESELKRGIIRHDSIWDKLVFRKVREGMGGRLRIMVVGSAPLAGNVLTFARCALGCLIVEGYGQTECTAPVTLTVQGDHVPEHVGPPVACCKVKLVDVPEMEYYAAQGQGEVCVQGANVFKGYFKEPDKTRQVIDQDGWHHTGDVGKWMPNGTLKIIDRRKHIFKLSQGEYIVPEKIENIYIRSQYVEQVFVHGESLKSCIVAVVVPDVDVVKCWALENGIKGTFSALCEDERIKTVILEDMLQWGKTAGLKTFEQVKDIYLHPDPFSVQNGLLTPTMKAKRPEIRNYFKPQIDDMYKKLE, encoded by the exons GGACCTGAAATGGTTCGCGTGTCAAAGTTCTACAAGGAAGCAAAAAACGGGAAATACCTACGATATCTACATGACGACACGCGCACACTTTATGAAACTTTTCGTAGAGGTGTCAAAGAatcaa ATAATGGCAACTGTCTTGGTTGGCGCGAGGGACCAAATAAGCCGTATGTGTGGCAGACTTACAATGAGACCCTGCTGCGAGCGAAAAACTTTGGTTCAGGTCTTATATGCCAAGGTCTCACCCCGGGCCAAAGCACCTTTGTTG GTATATATGCCCAGAATTGTCCAGAATGGATTATGACAGAACAAGCTGCCTATTGCTACTCAATGGTTATAGTACCGTTGTATGATACCTTGGGAGCCAATGCATGTGCCTTCATTATTAATCAAA CGGAAATGACAGTGGTTGTATGTGAAGACGAGAGAAAAGCAAACCTTCTGCTAGACCAGTCTCCACGGTGCTTGCGAAAGCTCATCACGATAAAGGAAGTTTCACCGTCAACACATCAAAGGGCAAAAAGTCGTGGTGTGGAAATTGTTAAATTCAGCGATGTCGAGATATTAGGAGCGCAGAAAGATCATCCTTGCGTT ccACCAAAACCAGACAATCTCTGCACAATCTGCTATACATCAGGCACGACAGGAATGCCAAAGGGTGTGATGTTGACACACGAAAATGTGGTGGCTTCCATGTGCAGCGTCATCATGCAGCTTGGGGAACATCGGCCAATGAAACACGACGTAATGATATCCTTCCTACCTCTCGCACATATGCTGGAGCGGTGTTGTGAG AATGCTCTATACATGGTAGGCGGGGCTGTCGGTTTTTACAGTGGAGACATTAGACGACTAGGCGATGACCTAAGTGCCCTGAAACCCACAATGATGCCGGCTGTACCGAGACTTTTGAACAGATTATATGACAAGGCACAGAGCGAAATATCAAATTCAAAGATCAAGAAATTACTCTTCAGTATGGCATTGTCTGCGAAAGAGTCAGAATTAAAGAG gGGAATAATCCGCCACGATTCGATCTGGGACAAGCTCGTGTTTCGCAAAGTACGTGAAGGGATGGGAGGACGGTTACGTATTATGGTGGTTGGATCTGCACCGCTTGCTGGCAACGTCCTCACTTTCGCGCGATGCGCTCTTGGATGTCTG ATCGTGGAAGGCTACGGTCAGACGGAGTGCACTGCGCCGGTCACTCTGACGGTTCAGGGCGACCACGTGCCTGAACACGTCGGGCCTCCCGTCGCTTGTTGCAAAGTGAAG TTAGTGGACGTCCCAGAAATGGAGTACTACGCGGCGCAGGGGCAAGGCGAAGTGTGCGTGCAGGGTGCCAACGTGTTCAAGGGCTACTTCAAGGAGCCAGACAAGACGCGCCAGGTCATCGACCAGGACGGCTGGCATCACACCGGTGATGTTGGAAAGTGGATGCCT AATGGTACCTTGAAAATTATCGACAGAAGAAAACACATCTTCAAGCTGTCACAAGGCGAATACATAGTTCctgaaaaaatagaaaatatttacattagAAGTCAATACGTCGAGCAAGTTTTCGTACATGGCGAATCATTAAAG TCATGCATAGTAGCGGTTGTGGTACCAGACGTCGATGTGGTGAAGTGCTGGGCGCTGGAGAACGGCATCAAGGGCACATTCTCTGCGCTCTGCGAAGACGAACGCATCAAGACCGTCATCCTGGAGGACATGCTTCAGTGGGGAAAAACCGCTGGCCTTAAAACCTTTGAACAA gtAAAGGATATCTACCTACACCCGGACCCCTTCTCTGTACAGAATGGTCTATTAACGCCAACAATGAAGGCGAAACGTCCAGAAATCAGGAACTACTTCAAGCCCCAGATCGACGACATGTACAAAAAACTCGAATAA
- the LOC123873607 gene encoding long-chain-fatty-acid--CoA ligase 5 isoform X3 yields the protein MACCNCCIGVAPIRPPILLSDQSDSLKGPEMVRVSKFYKEAKNGKYLRYLHDDTRTLYETFRRGVKESNNGNCLGWREGPNKPYVWQTYNETLLRAKNFGSGLICQGLTPGQSTFVGIYAQNCPEWIMTEQAAYCYSMVIVPLYDTLGANACAFIINQTEMTVVVCEDERKANLLLDQSPRCLRKLITIKEVSPSTHQRAKSRGVEIVKFSDVEILGAQKDHPCVPPKPDNLCTICYTSGTTGMPKGVMLTHENVVASMCSVIMQLGEHRPMKHDVMISFLPLAHMLERCCENALYMVGGAVGFYSGDIRRLGDDLSALKPTMMPAVPRLLNRLYDKAQSEISNSKIKKLLFSMALSAKESELKRGIIRHDSIWDKLVFRKVREGMGGRLRIMVVGSAPLAGNVLTFARCALGCLIVEGYGQTECTAPVTLTVQGDHVPEHVGPPVACCKVKLVDVPEMEYYAAQGQGEVCVQGANVFKGYFKEPDKTRQVIDQDGWHHTGDVGKWMPNGTLKIIDRRKHIFKLSQGEYIVPEKIENIYIRSQYVEQVFVHGESLKSCIVAVVVPDVDVVKCWALENGIKGTFSALCEDERIKTVILEDMLQWGKTAGLKTFEQVKDIYLHPDPFSVQNGLLTPTMKAKRPEIRNYFKPQIDDMYKKLE from the exons ATGGCGTGCTGCAATTGTTGCATCGGTGTTGCACCGATTCGGCCACCTATTCTTTTGAGTGATCAATCGGATTCTTTGAAA GGACCTGAAATGGTTCGCGTGTCAAAGTTCTACAAGGAAGCAAAAAACGGGAAATACCTACGATATCTACATGACGACACGCGCACACTTTATGAAACTTTTCGTAGAGGTGTCAAAGAatcaa ATAATGGCAACTGTCTTGGTTGGCGCGAGGGACCAAATAAGCCGTATGTGTGGCAGACTTACAATGAGACCCTGCTGCGAGCGAAAAACTTTGGTTCAGGTCTTATATGCCAAGGTCTCACCCCGGGCCAAAGCACCTTTGTTG GTATATATGCCCAGAATTGTCCAGAATGGATTATGACAGAACAAGCTGCCTATTGCTACTCAATGGTTATAGTACCGTTGTATGATACCTTGGGAGCCAATGCATGTGCCTTCATTATTAATCAAA CGGAAATGACAGTGGTTGTATGTGAAGACGAGAGAAAAGCAAACCTTCTGCTAGACCAGTCTCCACGGTGCTTGCGAAAGCTCATCACGATAAAGGAAGTTTCACCGTCAACACATCAAAGGGCAAAAAGTCGTGGTGTGGAAATTGTTAAATTCAGCGATGTCGAGATATTAGGAGCGCAGAAAGATCATCCTTGCGTT ccACCAAAACCAGACAATCTCTGCACAATCTGCTATACATCAGGCACGACAGGAATGCCAAAGGGTGTGATGTTGACACACGAAAATGTGGTGGCTTCCATGTGCAGCGTCATCATGCAGCTTGGGGAACATCGGCCAATGAAACACGACGTAATGATATCCTTCCTACCTCTCGCACATATGCTGGAGCGGTGTTGTGAG AATGCTCTATACATGGTAGGCGGGGCTGTCGGTTTTTACAGTGGAGACATTAGACGACTAGGCGATGACCTAAGTGCCCTGAAACCCACAATGATGCCGGCTGTACCGAGACTTTTGAACAGATTATATGACAAGGCACAGAGCGAAATATCAAATTCAAAGATCAAGAAATTACTCTTCAGTATGGCATTGTCTGCGAAAGAGTCAGAATTAAAGAG gGGAATAATCCGCCACGATTCGATCTGGGACAAGCTCGTGTTTCGCAAAGTACGTGAAGGGATGGGAGGACGGTTACGTATTATGGTGGTTGGATCTGCACCGCTTGCTGGCAACGTCCTCACTTTCGCGCGATGCGCTCTTGGATGTCTG ATCGTGGAAGGCTACGGTCAGACGGAGTGCACTGCGCCGGTCACTCTGACGGTTCAGGGCGACCACGTGCCTGAACACGTCGGGCCTCCCGTCGCTTGTTGCAAAGTGAAG TTAGTGGACGTCCCAGAAATGGAGTACTACGCGGCGCAGGGGCAAGGCGAAGTGTGCGTGCAGGGTGCCAACGTGTTCAAGGGCTACTTCAAGGAGCCAGACAAGACGCGCCAGGTCATCGACCAGGACGGCTGGCATCACACCGGTGATGTTGGAAAGTGGATGCCT AATGGTACCTTGAAAATTATCGACAGAAGAAAACACATCTTCAAGCTGTCACAAGGCGAATACATAGTTCctgaaaaaatagaaaatatttacattagAAGTCAATACGTCGAGCAAGTTTTCGTACATGGCGAATCATTAAAG TCATGCATAGTAGCGGTTGTGGTACCAGACGTCGATGTGGTGAAGTGCTGGGCGCTGGAGAACGGCATCAAGGGCACATTCTCTGCGCTCTGCGAAGACGAACGCATCAAGACCGTCATCCTGGAGGACATGCTTCAGTGGGGAAAAACCGCTGGCCTTAAAACCTTTGAACAA gtAAAGGATATCTACCTACACCCGGACCCCTTCTCTGTACAGAATGGTCTATTAACGCCAACAATGAAGGCGAAACGTCCAGAAATCAGGAACTACTTCAAGCCCCAGATCGACGACATGTACAAAAAACTCGAATAA